One window from the genome of Saccharicrinis carchari encodes:
- a CDS encoding RNA-binding domain-containing protein has translation MFKNKLKSILEKGEGISVEFKKATDTLPSNLFETISAFLNREGGEILLGIDDDRNIIGVSENLTESFCKQIANTSNNPQLLFPSFLIHACEVEYHNKKLIYIYVPISSQIHKFKGKIYDRSADGDFVLSSDDQIKQAYIRKSAQYSENTIYPFLVQTDFAAGIVDRVRKIIRINRPDHPWNELNDMEFFKTSGLYRKDLSTGKEGFTMSALLLFGRDEVIQSAIPHYKIDALVRKVNLDRYDDRDNIRCNLVEAYDRLMAFVAKHLPDKFFLQNDQRISLRDKIFREIIANILIHREYTNAFPSTFIIYNNRIETKNANKPHVHRLLKPGNFEPHPKNPHIAQIFTQMGRSEELGTGIKNVFKFSKKYSGSDNIIFKEEDIFNTIVPLLPSADETVRKPYNDITDRVTDRVTDRVTDRVTDNQRKILNLIKVKSNITTAELSELIGISQRKIKENISKLKTGQILRRIGSPKGGHWEIISE, from the coding sequence GTGTTTAAAAATAAACTAAAATCAATTCTTGAAAAAGGTGAAGGGATTTCTGTAGAGTTTAAAAAAGCTACCGATACACTACCCTCAAACTTGTTCGAGACAATTTCGGCTTTCCTGAATCGAGAAGGTGGAGAAATTCTTTTGGGGATTGATGATGATAGAAATATTATCGGTGTAAGTGAAAATCTCACGGAATCATTTTGTAAACAAATAGCAAACACGAGTAACAATCCGCAATTGTTATTTCCATCTTTCTTAATACATGCGTGTGAGGTAGAATACCATAATAAAAAACTAATTTATATTTATGTACCGATATCTTCACAAATACATAAATTTAAGGGAAAAATTTACGATAGGAGTGCAGATGGCGACTTTGTTTTAAGCTCGGACGACCAAATTAAACAAGCATACATCCGCAAAAGTGCTCAGTATTCTGAAAACACTATCTATCCGTTTTTGGTACAAACAGATTTTGCGGCTGGCATTGTTGATCGGGTTAGGAAAATTATTCGTATAAATCGCCCCGATCATCCATGGAATGAACTTAACGACATGGAGTTCTTTAAAACATCAGGTTTATACCGCAAAGATCTGTCAACGGGGAAAGAAGGTTTTACCATGTCAGCCCTGTTACTTTTTGGCAGAGACGAGGTGATACAAAGCGCCATTCCCCATTACAAAATAGACGCACTTGTACGAAAAGTAAATTTGGATAGGTACGACGACAGGGATAATATACGTTGTAACCTGGTTGAAGCCTACGACAGGTTAATGGCTTTTGTGGCTAAACATTTGCCCGATAAATTTTTTCTGCAAAATGACCAACGCATTTCCTTACGCGATAAAATTTTCAGGGAGATTATTGCTAACATTTTAATACATCGCGAATATACAAACGCCTTCCCTTCTACATTTATTATATACAACAACAGGATAGAAACAAAAAATGCCAACAAACCACACGTACATCGTTTGTTAAAACCCGGTAATTTCGAACCACATCCCAAAAACCCACATATTGCACAAATATTTACGCAAATGGGGCGATCGGAGGAACTGGGAACAGGCATTAAAAATGTTTTCAAATTCTCGAAAAAATATTCTGGAAGTGATAACATCATATTTAAAGAAGAGGATATATTTAATACCATAGTGCCTCTGTTACCCAGTGCGGATGAAACGGTAAGAAAACCATATAATGATATCACCGATAGGGTCACCGATAGGGTCACCGATAGGGTCACCGATAGGGTCACCGATAACCAACGAAAAATATTAAACCTTATAAAGGTAAAAAGCAATATCACAACGGCCGAGCTTTCAGAATTGATTGGTATATCCCAACGAAAAATCAAGGAAAACATAAGCAAGTTAAAGACCGGACAAATACTGCGTAGAATTGGATCGCCCAAAGGTGGACATTGGGAAATAATATCAGAGTGA
- a CDS encoding Gfo/Idh/MocA family protein, producing MEKQIKIGVLGCAGIAQKAVIPSLKTLQEFTLSGVASRSTSKADDFASQFATKAYYSYDELLSPTLVDAIYIPLPNALHYQWVKTALQRGIHVLVEKSLACTLKEVVELNDLAKEQKLALVENFQFRFHKQLQAIKQLLADDTIGELRCVRSSFGFPPFKEQDNIRYQAALGGGALLDAGAYPIKIAQEILGTNLKVSAAKLSFDDNKKVDIWGGGFIAQKKGDLFAEIAFGFDHFYQCNLELWGSKGKIYTNRIFTAPPGYEAEIILETNEGKETIKVKADNHFANMLLYFHKLILNPELPEREYQQNINQAQLIEEFVRLAGN from the coding sequence ATGGAGAAACAAATTAAAATAGGCGTACTGGGTTGCGCAGGCATTGCACAAAAGGCGGTTATACCCTCGCTAAAAACTTTACAAGAATTTACCCTTTCGGGCGTGGCCAGCCGAAGCACCTCAAAAGCAGACGACTTTGCCAGTCAGTTTGCCACCAAAGCTTATTACAGTTACGACGAACTCCTATCCCCTACCCTGGTAGACGCCATTTACATTCCGCTGCCCAACGCCTTGCATTACCAATGGGTAAAAACAGCACTCCAAAGAGGTATTCATGTACTGGTGGAAAAGTCCTTGGCCTGCACCCTAAAAGAAGTGGTGGAATTAAACGATTTAGCCAAGGAGCAAAAATTGGCATTGGTCGAAAACTTTCAGTTCCGTTTTCATAAACAGCTGCAAGCTATAAAGCAACTACTTGCCGATGATACAATCGGCGAATTGCGCTGTGTGCGCTCATCCTTCGGCTTCCCCCCATTTAAAGAGCAGGATAACATCAGATACCAAGCAGCATTGGGCGGAGGTGCATTACTGGATGCCGGCGCCTACCCCATTAAAATAGCCCAGGAAATATTAGGAACTAATCTCAAAGTGAGTGCCGCCAAACTGTCCTTCGACGACAATAAAAAAGTAGATATTTGGGGCGGCGGTTTTATAGCACAAAAAAAAGGAGACTTATTTGCCGAAATAGCTTTTGGCTTCGACCACTTTTACCAATGCAACCTGGAGCTGTGGGGAAGCAAAGGAAAAATATATACCAACAGGATATTTACCGCCCCTCCCGGATACGAAGCCGAGATAATACTGGAAACAAACGAGGGCAAGGAAACCATTAAAGTGAAAGCCGACAATCATTTTGCCAACATGCTGTTGTATTTTCACAAACTAATTTTAAACCCTGAACTGCCAGAGAGAGAATATCAGCAGAACATCAATCAGGCGCAGTTGATTGAGGAATTTGTTAGGTTAGCGGGGAATTAA
- a CDS encoding endonuclease domain-containing protein → MPDSIERSMFYGAKPPIFEKAKILRSKLTGAEKLLWDKLRNKQLAGLRFKSQHPMDIFIADFYCHQLMLVIELDGGVHNTLEQQEYDKGRTAELEAFGIKVIRFTNRQVINDLDNVLDKIRRIAQIRLTELNKEMES, encoded by the coding sequence ATGCCCGACTCAATTGAAAGAAGCATGTTTTATGGTGCTAAACCTCCTATCTTTGAAAAAGCAAAGATACTGCGCAGTAAATTGACAGGAGCAGAAAAGTTGCTTTGGGATAAACTCCGAAACAAACAACTCGCTGGTTTGAGGTTTAAGAGTCAACACCCGATGGATATTTTTATAGCCGATTTCTATTGCCACCAGTTAATGTTGGTTATAGAATTAGATGGCGGAGTGCATAACACTTTAGAACAACAGGAATACGATAAGGGAAGAACGGCCGAATTGGAAGCATTCGGAATAAAGGTAATACGATTTACAAACCGACAAGTTATAAACGATTTAGACAATGTACTAGATAAAATTAGGCGTATAGCTCAAATCCGCTTAACAGAACTTAACAAGGAAATGGAAAGTTGA